TACCTTTGCTCCTTCGTGTGGAGAGAAAACATCTCGAACCACGGCTCTTGGGATTACCATTCCTGCGCAAGCACCTAAAGATTGGAGAAATCTAAAGAAGACTAATGACCAAACTGAATCGGACAATGCGCAAGCAAGAGAGCTCACTATGTACAAAATGAGTCCATAAATTAGAGGAGTCTTACGACCGAATCTATCTATTATCGGGCCGTAGAATAATTGTCCGAAAGAAATTCCGAAAAAGAAACTAGTTAACGTTAGTTGCACATTCGAAATTGGAGTCCCAAAATCTTTTGCAATTGCATCCATACCAGGAAGGTACATATCGATAGAGAAAGGACCTACCGCGGTTAGGATGCCTAGTAGTATAATAAGAATAGTATTAGATGATTTACTCACGATCCTAGGATCGAGTCGTTGATCATCCGGTCTATTCTTCTAGTTGTTTTCTCAAAATTTTCTTATCGAATTTACCAACGCTAGTCTTAGGGACCGAAGGAACCGACCGGATATCATCTAATTTAGGAAGTTGCCAGTGAGCGAAATGCTCTTTGAGTCTCTCTAAGATCTTTTTCGGATCAACAGACTTTCCTTCTACAGGAACAACGAAGACGACAGGAGCTTCATCTCTGACTGGATCTTTTCTTCCTACAACTGCTGCTTCCAGTACGTCTGGATCTGCCATCACGAGATTTTCCATATCAACACTGGAGATCCATTCCCCTCTTGTCTTAATGAGGTCCTTTTTTCGATCCGTAATTTGCATGTAACCATACTGGTCTAGAACAACGACATCTCCCGTCCGGAACCATCCATCGGGTGTAAATGACTCAGGAGAGACTCCACTTCGATAGGAACCTGTGATCCAAGGTCCTCTTACAAGAAGTTCTCCGGGAGTGTGTCCGTCTTTAGGTACGTCTTTTCCATCGTCGTCTACCGCGCGGATCTCAACGCCTGCCATCGCTACTCCTTGCTTAGCGCGATACGCATAACGTTCTTCGTCTTTCCAATCATTCATAAAACTTCTAGGACGAGAAACAGTTCCCACAGGAGAAGTCTCCGTCATTCCCCAAGCATGAAGAATAGAGATCCCAAAATCCTTTTCGAATCCTTCTATCAACCCTTTTGGAGCTGCAGATCCGCCTACGACCATAGTATGTAGTTTCAGATTATATTTTGTTTTCTTTAAGTGTTGATAGAGTACATTCCAGACTGTAGGAACTCCTGCGGTAAGTGTGACTCCTTCAGATTCCAATAATTCTGCTAAGCCTGCTCCTAATAGATGCTTTCCTGGAAATACTAATTTGCAGCCTGTCATTACAGAAGCGAAAGGAATTCCCCATGAGTTAACATGGAACATTGGCACAACGGGAAGAACAGTTTCCTTTTCACACAATGCCAAGGCGTCTCCCATACAAACCGACATAGAATGAAGATACGTAGATCTGTGAGAGTAGACGACACCTTTCGGATTTCCTGTAGTTCCTGATGTATAGCAGATGCATGCAGCTTCAAACTCATCAATCGGTTCGAAATGCTCTGTCTCATCCCCAGTTGCTAAAAAATCTTCGTAAGAGATCGAGTTAGGAAGATTCGGAAAAGGCATATTCTCCTTATCATCAATGATGATGAACTTCTGCACTCCCTTGATCTGATCCAGATTCTTTTCCAAAGCGGGAGCTAAAGACTTATCTACGAATATAAATTTGTCCTTTGCCTCGTTGATGATATAAACCAGTTGTTCCGGGAACAATCGAACATTGATCGTATGTAGAACTGCTCGGATGGAAGGGATCGCAAAATATAATTCTAAATGCGCGGAATGATTTAAGCAGAAAGTGGCAATCGCTTCTTCCGGTTTTACTCCTGCCTTTCTGAGAGCATTCATCAATCGGATTGTTCTTTTATAGAATTCTCCGTATGTATAACGCTGAATGGAATTATCATGCCATTTAGTTACGATTTCTTTATGTGGATGTGCATCCTTCGCTCTTTTAAGAATGGAAGGAAGTACTAAAGGATAATCCATCATTGTGGAACGCATATGATTCTCCGCTTAAGAAAAAGAATTTCGCAAAAATCTAATCTATTTATCTTCTAAAGGTCAAGAAGAATCGAATGTTTTCGGTTAGGTTTGAAAATTAAGGATGTAATGTGAATCTTGTTCGAAAAAAAACCAAACGTAGTTTGCTAAAAAAGAGGACTCTATTCGCAATAACCTGCCATCGTGAATCCTAGCTCATAACCGGAGAAGACAGGAATGGCAGCTGCCCAAGCATTTCGTGCTTCCGGATCTTTTAGATCTCGGACAGCGATTTCTATAATATTTTTTGCAGCGATAGTCAGTCCGCAAGGAGAGATAGGAAGACCTTGGTCCCCTTCCATATATTTAGCTAGAGAAAGAAATAGGAAATTCCGAACTAACTGGGACTTGGAATGAATTGCTTTAGAAAATCGAATGTACTCTTTTAAATTTTCAACAGTCTCTCTTCGATTGGCTGTCGAGATCGGATCTGCTTTCATTTTTGTTGCGGTCGCGGTGAACCTTTTTTCGAGTTCCCAACGTATCTTCTCCGCACATAAGAAGTCCATACCTTCTTTTGGATTGAGAGTCTCGTACTTACTTCTATAATATTCAATCTTTCCCCAGCGACTGATACGAAGATGCTTTCCTTCCTTTGTTTCTAGATCGTAAACGATCTCTCCAGTATAGTAGGTTTGTACCTTTTGCGAGTGGGTGGCAGACTGAAAGCTCTCCAAGATCGAGATTCCTGCTGGAGTAAGAGAAGGTCCAGTGTTACCAGTAAGATAAGCAAAGCAGGCTTCATAAGCCTCTTCTTTATCATAATAGTTGCCGTACATTGCTTGCGGGGTGACTAAGCAGCCCGAGCACAGAAAAGAAAAAGCGAAAACGCAAAGAATAGAACTATTACGAGGAAAGTTTATCATAAAGTATTTGGTTTTTCCTTGACGAACCTCAGTCTAAAATACCGTATAGGGTATAATCTATGGACGCAGAAGAAATCAGAAAACAACTCAGCAATCGAATTCACAGGATTAAAGGACAATTGGACGCTATTGAAAGAGGCCTTTATAACGAAGATGAAGATTGTGAAAAAACCCTACTTCTTCTAAAGGCCTCCAGCCAAGCATTAAAAAAGTTCGGCGAGGCTTATGTGCAGGAATATATGGATCGCTGCTTTTCTGATAAGAAATCCGGTGCGGTCGTCCAAAAGAACGTCAAGAAAGCGATCAAAGCCGCCTTCTCACTCTAACTTTTCTCCCTTCTCTTATCCCCTTATACATAAATAGACGCATTCCAGGAGAGCTCAACGCTTCTACTGGAATACTTTATTGGTCTTTAGCTGGCTTAATATTAAAATTTTTTGTATACCCCATGGGGTATTATAAGTCTATATACCCAGGAGGGTATATATGACCCAAATAGATCTAACAAATTGGTATCTGGAACGGGTGCTCTTTGCGCTAGCCGGAACAGTCTCCACAATAGGGCTTTGCGTGGGGTTTTTTATTTCACCCTGGGGCTTCTTGTTCAATGGGATGGTCTCGTTCAACCTTCTTCTCTTTGCTTCCGTACATTTTTGTCCTGCTTCTTATGTTTTAAACAAGTTGGGAGTGCCTTACAAATGCGAATTACAGAAAGATTGAATATTGTAGGTAAGCAGACTCTCCGTTCTATGATCGGAGGGTTGTTTCTTTTTCCGGCGTGGATCTCCGCGGCTCCTCTTTACGATTTTGAATCAGTTTGGAAGAAGGTGCTTGAGAATTCTCCTTCTTTGAAAGCAAAAACGATGGAGGTCGAAGCGGCGAAATCTGCCAGCGAGAGAGCTGGACTTCACTGGTTTCCGAGGCTTTATACTGATTTAAGAACTTATAATACGAATGATCCGACTCTAAATTTCATGGGTAAGTTGGGACAGAGAGCAGCGACCCAATCTGACTTTTCAACCATGAGTGTTAGAAGTAATCCTGCAAATTATCTAGATTCTAACAATCATCCGTATCAAAATCTAAACCCAAATACTGCAAATTTATTCGCGAAAGATACCTTAAATCGTCCTGGCAGCAATACATACTCTAGAGGAACTCTAGGCATGGATCTTTCTCTATATGAAGGAGGCTCGCAATCTGCATTAAAAGAAGTTAGAGATAAAGAATTGGAAGGCACTCGATTAGAAAGAGAATACTTCAAGAGAACTCTGTATCTTCAAACAGCGCTTGCTTATCAGTCTTCCGTTATATTCGAAGATTCGATAAGAGAACAAGATAGATTGCTTAACCAACTTGAGATTTATCTTTCTTCGTATCGCTTGGACTCTAGTCTGAATCCGCTCGGTCATGCTGGTTCACTATCCTTGAAATCGATCAAGCTGAGACTTGGGGCTGAGAAAAGAGAGAACGAACTGTCCCGGACTGAGACTCTGGAATCACTTAAAATTCTTTCTGGCGGTTCTATAGAAGAATTTCGTGCGGAAGAAAATTCATTGATCCGATTTTCGGAAAACTATCTTCCCTTCTCTTCTGATCTATCACAGAGCAACACTGTTCTTTCTAAGGTATTTGACTCTTACTCAAATGCAAGTAAGCAAAAAGTAAAAATGGAGAACGCCAAATTTCTCCCGAAGGTAGGAGTTTATGCGGAAGCATACGGATACCAAGGAGATCGAAATTTTGCGAATGCGTATAACGCAGGAATCTATCTCCAAATGAATTTGCTAAATCCCACGGATATCGGTTCCAGAAAAGAAGCGATTATGAGATCCGAAGCCGCGCAGGCAAAGGCTACGGAGGTTAAGATTAAGGAGAATTCAAATTTCTTAATATTACTGAGAAAAGAAAAGTCTTTAGCCGAAACGAGAGTAGATGCTGAAAAAGCATATCAGATCCAGTCGGAGCAACTAAGGATCTCTCAAGGTTTATTCAAAAAAGGGAATATTCCCATTATCACACTTGCAGAGAGTTTTTCTAGAACGGCTGACGCTTTACGAAAGAAAAGCCAATCGGACCTAGAATATCTGAAAACCAGAGCTGAACTAATCCTTTATTCGGGAGATATCGATGAAAACCGAAACTGAACTATCCAAAGGATTTGCCGGCAAGCTTGCAAATATCTTTGTCGCATCTAAACTAACTCCAATTTTCGCAATTGTAAGTATCCTAGTTGGAGTCTTTGCAGTATATCTCACTCCTAAGGAAGAAGAACCTCAGATCTCTGTTCCTATGGTTGATATCTCGGTTTTTTCTCCTGAGTTTTCCGCGAAGGAAATGGAAAGAAAGATCACCGAGGTGATAGAGAAAGCGGTTTGGGGATTGGAAGGAGTGGAATATGTATATTCTGCGAGTAGCGATCACCAAGCTATGATTACTGTTCGGTTTAATGTAGGAGAACCGTTAGAGCCTTCCTTGGTTAAGATCCATCATAAGATGATGGAGATAAAAGGAATTCTTCCTCAAAACATCTCGTCACCTTCTATTAATTCCTATACGATAGATGACGTTCCTTTTCTTGCACTTACATTCAGTTCAACCGAGAGAGATGATTATTCTTTAAGAAGTTTGGTTACTCCTCTCGCTAAGGAATTATCCTCTACGCCTGATCTCTCTAAAGTAGAGGTTTTGGGCGGAAGAAAAAAAGCGTTACGCGTCATTGCAAATCCTGTCAGAATGAAGGAGTTCGGGATAGATTTCTTGGAACTTGCAGAAGGTTTGAAGGCTAATTCTTCTTCTTTTCCTGCAGGAAAGAATTGGGGAAAAGAGAAGACGTACGACATTGAAATTGACTCTTCTCTCAGAACCGTTTCGCAACTGAGATCCGTTCCGATCAAACAAAGCTGGGGACGAACCATTCTTGTCGGAGACGTAGCAGAAGTTCAAGAAGGTCCACAAGAAAGACAACGTCAATCCATTCTATTCCAAAAGAAAGGCGCTATAGAAGGCGAGAATGCAGTTACAGTAGTCTTCTCCAAAAGAAAGGGAACAGATATAGAAACTCTTTCTAAGATCATTCGAGAGAGAGCACAGACATACAGAACTACTCTTCCGAATGATATTCAATTCACGGTCATTCGGGATTACGGACTGACAGCAGGTGCAAAGTCAAAAGAGCTTATCGAGCATCTAATCATAGCCACTATCTCAGTCTCAGTATTGATCGCTATATGGATGGGACTCAGGGCTTCCTTTGTAGTATTTATTGCGATACCGGTTACCTTAGCTCTCACGTTATTCGTATATTACTTTCTAGGGTATACTTTGAATCGAGTGACCCTGTTCGCTCTCATCTTTTCCATTGGGATCCTTGTGGATGATGCGATTGTAGTGGTGGAAAATATTGAAAGGCACCTAAAAGATTCGAAAGGAAAGGATAAGATTAAGGCCATCCTTTCCGCAGTATCGGAAGTAGGAAACCCTACAATTCTGGCTACTTTTACAGTGATTGCTGCGATCCTTCCGATGGCATTCGTAAGAGGACTCATGGGTCCTTATATGAAACCGATCCCTGTGGGTGCGAGTCTTGCGATGATCCTGTCTCTCCTTGTTGCATTCTCCGTGATCCCTTGGGTTGCTTCGAGAGTTTTGCATCAGAAAAAAGAATCCGGATCTTCTGAGAACATTTCTAAATTAGATCGGGCTTATCTAAGGATTGCATCTTGGCTTTTAGAATCGAAGCTCAATCTAGCAAAAATGGTTTTGTTGATCCTGTTCCTTTTCTCCATCGCGGTTGGTATGGTAGTCTTGAAGGCAGTAAAAGTAAAGATGCTTCCTTTCGATGACAAGGATGAATTTCAGATCACATTGGATTTTGATCCGACTACTCCTTTGGAGCAGACAGTTTTTCAAAGTAAAGAGTTAGCTAATCTTCTTCTGCAAAACCAGGAGATCCAAACAGTTCAGATATTTGCAGGGGAACCTGCTCCCTTCTCTTTTTCAGGAATGGTAAAACATACATTTCTACGCAGAGACGATTGGAAATCGGATCTACATATTCTTCTAAGAGATAAGGGAAAAAGAAAGAAGAAGAGTCATGAGATCATTGAGTCTCTTAGGCCTACTCTCCATGATTTTGAAAAGAAGAATGAAGTTCTGACTAAGGTTCTAGAGATTCCTCCTGGGCCGCCCGTGCTTTCTACATTAGTGATTGAGATCTATGGTCCTTCTGAAGAAGGCAGAAAGAATGTAGCGGATGAAATTCTATCAATAGTAAAAAACCAAGGTGATGTAGTTGATATTGATTCTAGCTTAAGAGAACTTCGTCCGAAGATACATTATCCTTTCGATTTTCAGAAAGGTGGTATCGTAGGAATTCCTTCTGCTAGGCTTGCGGGGAATATGGATTTGTTCTTTAACGAAAGATCTCTCTTCCTTCTTTCAAACGATAGAAATCCGGAAGATGTTTCCGTAGATCTTTCTGTTCCGAATCAGATCCGTTCTTCTAAACAGTCGCTTTCTTCTTGGGGAATTTCATCTAACGTCTCCGGCTCTGTCATTACGAATGCATTGGTTGGTCCTGAGAGAATTTCGAGTTCTAGAGTTTTACACAGAAAGAACTTGAAGCCTGTAGAATATATAACAGGAGAATTTTCCGGCAAGGAAGAAGCTCCCGTATACGGAATTCTTTCGCTTTCTTCCAAAATCTCATATCCGACTTCGACTGCTGAGGTCCCTTGGAATACCGAAACTCCAAAACTAAAATGGGATGGAGAATGGTACATTACGTATGAAGTCTTTCGTGATCTAGGCGGAGCCTTTGCTGTTGTTATGGTCTTGATCTATATTCTGGTATTAGGTTGGTTTCAAAATTATAGATTGCCAATCATCATCATGGCCCCCATTCCGATTTCCTTGATCGGAATTATCCCAGGTCATTGGATTACCGGAGCTTACTTCACGGCAACTTCAATGGTCGGCTTTATTGCTGGAGCGGGAATCATCGTAAGAAACTCCATTATACTCGTAGATTTTATAGAAGCGGAGATCGAGTCGGGAAAATCGGTACGCCAAGCAGTTTTAGATGCAGGAGTAGTGAGATTTCGTCCCATGTTCTTGACTGCGGCAGCAGTAATTGTGGGAAGTTCGGTCATGCTCTTTGATCCGATTTTCCAAGGACTTGCGGTTTCTTTGATTTTTGGTGAGATTGCGGCGACTGTGCTGAGTAGATTCGCGGTCCCTGCGTTTTACTATTGGTTTTCGGGTAGAAAGTAAGGGGTCGCTATTTTCGCTCTCAAGCTCGACCGTTCGAGTCCCTAATATTTTGCCGAAGAAGGGACTCGAACCCCCACGGTGTTACCCGCTGGTACCTGAAACCAGTGCGTCTACCAATTCCGCCACTTCGACTAGTGGTTGGAGGGATTTTCTCCCTTTGGATAATTTTGCGTCTTGGGACTTTCCGTCAGCTTATTTTTGGAATTCATTGACACGATAATTGAGAGGAAAGTAGGGTCAGGATAAAATGAAAGAAGAGCGCAAGACTTCAGAGACGGACATTAAGTTGGCCCTAAATATTCGAGGCACGGGAAAGTATCAGTTCGATACTCAGATCCCGTTTTTCGAGCATATGCTCTCGCATGTTTCCAAGCACGGGTTGATCGATTTGGATCTTTGGCTGCGAGGCGACATAGAAATCGACTGTCATCATAGTGTCGAAGATACAGCCATTCTTCTAGGTGCTTCTATCCATAAGCAGCTCGGCGACAAGGCTGGGATTAGAAGATACGGCCATTATACCCTGACCATGGATGAAGTACTGACCACAGTAGCTGTGGATTTAGGTGGCAGATATTTTTATAAATATACCGGGCCGGAGCTCACAGGCAAGTTTGGTATTTATGATGCGGAACTTTCTTTGGAATTCCTACAGAAGCTTGCCTTGAATGCCAAGATGAATCTTCACGTGGTCGTTCACTATGGCGATAATAGACATCATATTCACGAATCTATTTTCAAGGCTTTGGGTAAGGCTCTGCGTATGGCTATCGAGATCGATCCGGCCGCCGGCGGAGCTATTCCTTCTACGAAAGGCGTTTTGGAATGATTGCCGTTCTTGATTATGGAATGGGCAATATTCATTCTTGCTTGAAGGCAATCTCTTTATTTACTAGCGACTTCGCTTATACCAAAGATCCTGAAACTCTTAGATCGGCTCAGGCACTTATTTTGCCTGGTGATGGTCATTTCGATAAGGCAATGTTCAATCTGAATGAGTCCGGCCTTCGACAATTCGTAGATGATCATGTTACGAAAGGTAAACCTCTCTTCGGGATTTGTATCGGTTTTCAAATCCTATTCGAAGATTCAGACGAGACCATTTCTGGAAACCAAAAGCAGATTGTTCCTGGCTTAGGATACATAAAGGGAAAGGTCCGAAAATTCAAAGGCAAGAATTACAAGGTGCCTCATATCGGTTGGAATAAACTGTATAAACGAAATCCTTCCAAAAGTAATTTGTTAAAGAATGTGGAAGACGAATCCTTTGCTTATTTTATCCATTCTTATCGCCCAGTGGATGTGGAGTCCAAAGCAGTGAGCGGTGTTTGCGATTATTATGGAGAAAGATTCCCCGCAGTTGTCGAGAAAGAAAACATTTGCGGAACCCAATTCCATCCGGAGAAGTCTCATTCTTTCGGTTTAAAGATCCTGGAGAACTTTATTAAATCTTTATGATATTAATTCCTGCCGTTGATTTGTTGGATAACACTGCTGTTCGTTTGTTCAAAGGAAACTACGACGAAAAAACCGTTTATTCTACCGAGCCTTGGAAATTGGCCGAAGGTTTTGAAAGAAACGGTGCGACTCTTCTTCACTTAGTGGATTTGAACGGAGCAAGAAATCAGATCGGTGTGAACAGCGAATCTATTTCAAAAATCCGTAAATCGACGAACCTCAAGATCCAGCTTGGAGGAGGTATTCGAGATAAAGAAAAACTAGAATACTACGACTCTATCGGGATCGACCGTTTTATTTTGGGGACTGCTGCCGTAAAGGATCCAGCTCTTTTAGAATTTGCTCTGAATAAATACGGTGAGAATCGGATCGTAGTCGCAATCGATGCAAGAGACGGAATAGTCAAAATTGCAGGCTGGGAAGTCGATTCAGGAGTTCATTATTTGGATCTGATGGATAAGATGCAAAAGGCTGGGATTCGGAACATTATTTTTACCGATATCGCACAAGACGGAACTTTGGCAGGTCCAAACCTCAAAGCATATAAGGAAATCCTAAGTAAATATAATTTTCAAGTAATTGCCTCTGGTGGGATTTCTTCTCTTCGAGACATCATGGCCTTATCTTCTCTTGGTACTCCGATCCCTATGTTCGGTGTGATCACTGGCAAGGCTTTGTACGAAGGTAAGATAGATCTTGCAGAAGCGATTACAAGTCTAGGCGCTGACTGATCTAATTCATTCTAGTCGTTTGGCTTTTGGATATATTTTTCTTTCCTTATGCCTTCCTAATACGTAAAAAGGTTATTTATAATCGGAGTTCCGAATGAAAAAACTGCCATCTAATTATATTCTCGCCGTTGTTTCCGCCGTTGCCGCTTTCATTTCTTTTCTTTTGATCCGCAAATTCTTCGGTGGGCAGGCAGGAGACGGAGTAGCTCAGGCAATTTGCGATGCTCTTAGCGATTCAGGTTCTTGTGATAAGGTTTCCGAAAGCAGCATCTCAGCAATCCGTGGAGTTCCTGTTTTTGGTGATATTCCGATCGCTCTCTTCGGATTTGTATTTTACGGTTTTATTACATATCTTTTCGTTCGATCCGAATTGAATAAGGATGCTTCTAAAGGATATCTTCTTTTCAGCTTTTATACTTTAGTCCTTGCTCTCGTCGTAGATATCGCTCTCTTCTCCGTTTCTGTATTTTATATAGATGCGATTTGCGGACTTTGTGCGGTAACCTGGACTTGCACAGTTTTACTGACTGCGGGAACTTTTTTGCAGATCAGAGACTTCGGAGACAAATCTCCTAAGATCATTCCTGGTATCTTAAAAACGGAAGGTCTTAATACTTATATCGTGCTCTTGGCTCTTCTGGTGGTCGGTCAGATTGGAGGAAAGTCTCTAAACAATTCTCTCGTTGATGGAGAGCATACTGGACTTTCTCAAATCCAAAAACAACTTACCGATTACGAAAAGGCTCCTCTTCTATCTATCGATATCAAAGGTTCATCTTTCCAGGGCGATCCAAATGCACCGATCACGATCGTAAAATTTGCGGACTTCAACTGCGGACATTGCATGCATACTTCTCATATTTTGAAGAAGGTTCTGAGAGACTACGATGGTATCGTAAAAGTAGTGTATAAGAATTTTCCTTTAGATGCTTCTTGCAATCGATTGGTGCAATCTCCTCGTCCAGAAGCAAGTTCCTGCGTAGCTGCTTCTGCAGCGATCTGCGCGGATAAGCAGAAAAAGTTCACAGTGATGTATGATGATCTATACAAGAATACGGAGAATCAAGTAATGCACACTCCTTCTACAGTGCTTAGCCTGGCACAACAAGAAGGATTGGACATGAATCAGTTTAGATCTTGTCTTTCTTCTCCAACTGTAAGAGATCAGATCAATAAAGAAGTGGATGAGGCCGACAAACTGCAAATTCACAGTACACCTAGTTTATTTATTAATAATAAAGCCATTCAAAGCGGAACTCCAAACGAGCAGTTCCTTCGCGCTTTGATCGAGAGCTTGATCAAGAAAGTTTAAGGATCTCTTGTGTCGGATACGGCCGAGGAACAGAAAAAACAGATACTTTGTAGGAATTGCGGTTCGAGCATTCTTTCCGACTCGGAAAAATGTTTGTTCTGTGGTTCTTATCAGCAACCTGGTCGTCTTCCTTTCTTGAAATATCTTTCGGAAAGTAGGATTTTCAGGATGGGTTTTCTATTTCCATTCTCTTCTCTGATTGCGATCTCCGTTCCGATATTTAATCTATTTCATCCAATCCCTTATGCAGATTGGTCTTGGATCTTTATTCTTTCGTTCTTTCTGATCGCGTTTACAATCTTCGGTTTTATCTCGGAGAGAATTTTCCTAAATAAGGTAAAGGGAGATGCTAAGGATTTTAGAGAAGGATTCTTTGAATGGCAGAAGAACTTGTATCTCAAGACTCCGTATCTTTCTTTTCTTGGAATGTTCTTATTTGTGTGCGTTCCCTTGCTGGATTGGGAAGGTCCGATCGCTTTTTCGGCATCTTCTTCTTTCATTTGGACCGCTTTGCTTGTATTTTTGCTTAAGATACTGATCCCTCTTTTCTAAACTACGGAGACCTAACCCATGGTTCAAAAGGCCGTAAGGATACTTATCCTATTTCTTATTCTAATGATCGTTTTTGCTTCGCTTATCACCTGGCATACGATCAATTTCCGTCCTCTTACATTAGGATTGTATTATGAAAAGATCTTTTGGGAAGATGTGTTGGATGATCCAGAGACTTTAACTTCTCTTAGGATATTGGACTCTTGGGGAATTCGATCTCATAATCACAAATGGTCCGATTCTTCTCCGGAGAAGGAGATGGAATTGGCCGACAAAGCCAAACGAAATCTCGAGATCCTCAGAACGTACAATCCTGCCGGTTTGAATAGAGAAGATCGTACTTACTATAAAGCTTTGGAATGGAATCTACAGTTGGAATCCGATCGAGAGCACTATATCTATAACTATTATCCGGTGAACCAATTATTCGGAATTCAAAATCATATTCCTTCCTTTTTGGCCACTTCGCATATCGTGGAAGATGAAGAGGATCTGAGCGCCTATCTAGATAGGCTCAAAGGAATTTCGGAGAAAATGGAGCAAGTGATTCGAGGCTTGGAACTTAGAGAGTCGAATGGAGTCATTCCGCCGGATTTCATTTTAAAGAGAGTCATTCATGAGATCGAAACATTTCGCATAAAAGATGTGGAATCGAATATTCTTTATTCAAGTCTGAAATCTAAATTAGAGAAATCGAATGAAATAACACCAGAAAGAAAGGCTTCTTCTCTGACTGAAACTAAAAAGGTACTCCTTGATTCGGTGTATCCTTCTTATTCCAAATTACAGACTTTCTTAGAAAGACAATTGAGATCCGCAAACAATAAGGCAGGAGCCTGGAAACTTCCGAATGGTGAGCAATTTTATGCTCATACATTAAAGAATCATACTACTACCAATTTAACTCCTCAAGAAGTTCACCAGATAGGTCTCTCTGAGGTTAACCGTATCCAAACAGAAATGAAAACCATTTTGGAGTCGGTCGGAATGAAAGGCAAAAATATCCAAACTGCAATGAAGGAGTTAAGAGAAAAGCCTGAGTTTCAATTTCCGGATGAACCAACGAGTAAGGAAAAGGTTCTGGAATCTTATAAAACTATTTTGGAGGATTCGATCCGAAAATCCAAAACCATATTTCCGAAATGGCCAAAAGCCAAGGTTTTGGTAGAAAGAATCCCGCAGTTCAAAGAGGCGGGAGCAGCCGGAGCTTATTACGAAGAGCCTAGTCTGGATGGAAAACGTCCCGGTGTATTCTATGCAAATTTAAGGAATATAAAAGAAATCCCTAAATTCGGAATGAATACCTTAACCTATCACGAGGCTGTTCCAGGACATCATTTACAGATAGCTTGGTCTCAAGAATTAACGTCAGCACCTCGCAAGCTTAGGACTACTCACTTCACTGCTTTTGTGGAAGGTTGGGCTCTTTATGCGGAGCGTCTTGCTAAAGATTATGAATTTTATTCAGATCCATATATCGATCTTGGAAGATTACAGGGAGAACTATTCCGTGCGGTTCGCTTGGTTGTAGATACAGGGATTCACTATAAACGTTGGAGTAGAGAAGAAGCCATTCGGTACATGTCCGATAATACAGGCATGGGGCCGACAGAAGTTACTTCTGAGATTGAAAGATACATCGTTTATCCTGGACAAGCATGTGCGTACAAGATCGGAATGATGTCCTTCTTA
Above is a window of Leptospira semungkisensis DNA encoding:
- a CDS encoding efflux RND transporter permease subunit encodes the protein MKTETELSKGFAGKLANIFVASKLTPIFAIVSILVGVFAVYLTPKEEEPQISVPMVDISVFSPEFSAKEMERKITEVIEKAVWGLEGVEYVYSASSDHQAMITVRFNVGEPLEPSLVKIHHKMMEIKGILPQNISSPSINSYTIDDVPFLALTFSSTERDDYSLRSLVTPLAKELSSTPDLSKVEVLGGRKKALRVIANPVRMKEFGIDFLELAEGLKANSSSFPAGKNWGKEKTYDIEIDSSLRTVSQLRSVPIKQSWGRTILVGDVAEVQEGPQERQRQSILFQKKGAIEGENAVTVVFSKRKGTDIETLSKIIRERAQTYRTTLPNDIQFTVIRDYGLTAGAKSKELIEHLIIATISVSVLIAIWMGLRASFVVFIAIPVTLALTLFVYYFLGYTLNRVTLFALIFSIGILVDDAIVVVENIERHLKDSKGKDKIKAILSAVSEVGNPTILATFTVIAAILPMAFVRGLMGPYMKPIPVGASLAMILSLLVAFSVIPWVASRVLHQKKESGSSENISKLDRAYLRIASWLLESKLNLAKMVLLILFLFSIAVGMVVLKAVKVKMLPFDDKDEFQITLDFDPTTPLEQTVFQSKELANLLLQNQEIQTVQIFAGEPAPFSFSGMVKHTFLRRDDWKSDLHILLRDKGKRKKKSHEIIESLRPTLHDFEKKNEVLTKVLEIPPGPPVLSTLVIEIYGPSEEGRKNVADEILSIVKNQGDVVDIDSSLRELRPKIHYPFDFQKGGIVGIPSARLAGNMDLFFNERSLFLLSNDRNPEDVSVDLSVPNQIRSSKQSLSSWGISSNVSGSVITNALVGPERISSSRVLHRKNLKPVEYITGEFSGKEEAPVYGILSLSSKISYPTSTAEVPWNTETPKLKWDGEWYITYEVFRDLGGAFAVVMVLIYILVLGWFQNYRLPIIIMAPIPISLIGIIPGHWITGAYFTATSMVGFIAGAGIIVRNSIILVDFIEAEIESGKSVRQAVLDAGVVRFRPMFLTAAAVIVGSSVMLFDPIFQGLAVSLIFGEIAATVLSRFAVPAFYYWFSGRK
- the hisB gene encoding imidazoleglycerol-phosphate dehydratase HisB, with amino-acid sequence MKEERKTSETDIKLALNIRGTGKYQFDTQIPFFEHMLSHVSKHGLIDLDLWLRGDIEIDCHHSVEDTAILLGASIHKQLGDKAGIRRYGHYTLTMDEVLTTVAVDLGGRYFYKYTGPELTGKFGIYDAELSLEFLQKLALNAKMNLHVVVHYGDNRHHIHESIFKALGKALRMAIEIDPAAGGAIPSTKGVLE
- the hisH gene encoding imidazole glycerol phosphate synthase subunit HisH, translated to MIAVLDYGMGNIHSCLKAISLFTSDFAYTKDPETLRSAQALILPGDGHFDKAMFNLNESGLRQFVDDHVTKGKPLFGICIGFQILFEDSDETISGNQKQIVPGLGYIKGKVRKFKGKNYKVPHIGWNKLYKRNPSKSNLLKNVEDESFAYFIHSYRPVDVESKAVSGVCDYYGERFPAVVEKENICGTQFHPEKSHSFGLKILENFIKSL
- the hisA gene encoding 1-(5-phosphoribosyl)-5-[(5-phosphoribosylamino)methylideneamino]imidazole-4-carboxamide isomerase, with the protein product MILIPAVDLLDNTAVRLFKGNYDEKTVYSTEPWKLAEGFERNGATLLHLVDLNGARNQIGVNSESISKIRKSTNLKIQLGGGIRDKEKLEYYDSIGIDRFILGTAAVKDPALLEFALNKYGENRIVVAIDARDGIVKIAGWEVDSGVHYLDLMDKMQKAGIRNIIFTDIAQDGTLAGPNLKAYKEILSKYNFQVIASGGISSLRDIMALSSLGTPIPMFGVITGKALYEGKIDLAEAITSLGAD